The DNA window TTTTTTTTCTTTGAATTTTTGACATGCTTCCTCACCATCATTGGCCGTATCTACCTCATATCCTTCATAAATTAACTCTTCACGCATGACCTTCAAAATAACTGCTTCATCATCAGCAATCAATATTTTCTTTTTACTTATGTACACGTTACATACCCTCTTTCTAATAAGGTAGGTAAACTTTAAACTCTGTCCCTTCATCTAGCTTAGAGTTTACTACAATCTCTCCACCATTTTTTTCAATGACTCTCTTTACAATAGATAATCCTAATCCTGTACCTTTATCTTTAGTTGTATAGAAGGGATTAAAAATTTGATCAATTCCTTTACTACTTATTCCCTTTCCATTGTCTCTTATAGAAACTAGTACTTTATTATCTTGCTCCAAATTATAATTTTCAATGGTTATAGTTCCTTCTACTTCAATTGCTTGCACTGCATTAAATAAAATATTTAGAAATGCCTGCTGTAGCTGAACATTGTTTCCTCTTATGAGTGGTAATTCCTCTGAAAATTTCTTTTCTATGTTGATATATTTTGATTCTTTATGAAAACTTACAACATTAAAGCATTTCTCTAGAACCTCATTGATATCTAATAGGGAATATATATCTTCCTGTGTTATAAACGAATAGGATAGCATTTGCTTTATTTTTTTATCTATTCTATCTACTTCATCTATGATTGGTTCAATAAATGCATTCATCTTTGACTGATGGGATAACTTTTTCACTAAAATTCTGGCACACCCTCTTATACTCATTAAAGGATTTCTAATATCATGGGCAACACCAGCAGCTAGTTCCCCTAAAACTGCAAATTGCTTAAGCTCCTCTAATTGTCTTTCGTAAATCCTTAACTTTGTAGTATCTCTAGCAATTAGCATAATGCCCTCAACTTGGTTTTTGTTATTATTTAAAGGGCAATAGGATAAATCCATATATTTTTCTCCATATACAGTCTTCTTAAATATTCTATTTTTAGCATTACATATTTTATTATTTTCTACAACGGAAAGTATTCTATCCTCCACAACCTTTTTTTCTTCTTCTGCCACTAGCATATAGTAATTTTTTCCTATTATATCCTCAGGAGCAAGTCCAAAGACATCAAATGTTGATTTATTTGCTGAAGTAATTATTCCTTCAAGGTCAAAACACAAAATGGACACATCTGCACTATCAAAAACATTTTTAAAATAGTTTCTTTCTTTAATTATATCATTATCTAATAAAACGTTCTCATAAGTTACTTTTGTAAGGAATTTCATTATAGCTAAATCCCTTTCTGTATAACTTTTATCTAATGAACAGCATATACAGAACACCTTATAATTGGCTTGAGCTCGTACAGGAACAACGACTATATCCATACTTCTATCCTTTACCAAAAACTTATATGTAGTTCCATCCTCTAGTTTATATAAATCATCGCTTTTTTCTTGTAATAATTTTATTACTACATCATGTTCAATACTTGAATAATTTATTTCACCATCAATTAGAATCTTTCTATATTTAGTCATGGTAATAAGAGCAAAAAAATCAATTTTCAACATTTTATCAATACTTAAATCTACAAACTTTTTCAAGGTGTTCTCTACAACACAACTAACATCTGAATAAATCATCTTAGACCCTCCAGAATACAATTCTTCAAATTTGGAAGTTTCTTTATCTCTATATATTATTTTACACAATTTATTCAATCCCTTCAATTCTTTTCTTTATTCGCAGAATATAGTATGTTTTTGTTTAATATATCATTAGAAACTCTTAAGTAAATCTATGGGTAATTAACTTTCGACCCTATTTCATACCAAGATTGATAACCTATATTCTATTTAGAACCCAAAAACCGGTCAAGGTTGAAATATATTGATAATTCACACCTTGACCGACTTCTAGATTTTAAATCATATGATGGCTAATAGGTTCATAGTAATTTATTATAGTTTGTTCATGAAAATAATTATCTAAACTCACTTTCCTAGAAATCAGGGATAATCTTCTTAAGAATTTCCCTTGCCGCAATAGGGCAAGCAGAATCCATTGGTAGTTCCAATAATGACTTACCATCGCGATCAAAGGAATTCACCAATGTATCTTCAGGTAGGCATCCAAATACATCTAGTCCAATTTTTTTTACTAACTCCTCTGCAGGCTCATCGTTACGTACACGATTTAATACTAGGCCAGCATTCTTAACCTCAATACCATCTTCACCACGTTTTGCCACCTCGATAATACCAGAAGCTGTTTCCAAACTTCTAGCAGACATATCGGCAACAACTAATAATACATCAATACTCTTAAGCACTCTTCGGTTAAGCTGCTCTGGACCTGCCTCCCCATCGATAATGGTTATGTCATACTCATTGAGAAGGGCATCAATACCATAGCGCAAAAGTTCATTGACTGCACAGAAACAACCTGGTTCTTCAGGACGACCCATTGTCAACAAGTCAAATCCATTCCCACGGGATATTATACTGCGCATAAGCTCTTTCGTTGGAGCATCATCCAAATGACTTCTCAGCTGATCCCTCCCGAGTAATCCTTTGCGAAGCTCACTAACTGTTTTATCTACCTTTATTCCTAAGGTATAGGGTAAACTCATAGCGGAATCAGCATCTATAGCAAGTACCTTGTCTTTATATCTTTCTGCAAGCATTCTGATTAAAAGAGTCGCAACAACTGTTTTTCCTGTGCCTCCTTTACCAGTAATAGCAATCGATTTTATTTTACCCATCTAAATTACCTCTCTTTCTGCAGGAAGTACCTGCTATGGTCTAGGCTTTGGCTTTCACTTTTTCTTTCGAGATTCGCTTAGCTCCTACAACACTCTCCATGTATTCCGCAACGGATGCCTTCATCTCGTCTACGCTCTTGTATCTCAAGTCAATAGCATCCAATTCCAACATTAAGGTTGGGATTCCGAACTTATCCTGAATCATATCTGTAACCATCTTAGCCGCAGCAAATGTATGCTTACAACCTACATGACCGAGGAACATGGACACGTTTACATCGTAACTTTCCATGATATTGTCTACCATACTAACATAATGTTCGGCAGGACCAGAAGCACCATGAATCATTGGACTGATCATAGCCTTCTTCGCCATGGTAACCAACATATCCTCCTTGTCATGGACATCATTAAATAGGACCCCATCCTGATAGCCAAATCCATCCATTACCACAATAGCACCATATTCCGTCTCTAGCCAGCGTAAAAGTGCAGCGTTAGCCCACACCATATTTTGTAGCCAAGACACTCGATATTTTTCTTCCTTAACAGCACCCAAGCCCTTGTCAGCCCTAGCTTTACCAATGTCATATTGTTTCTGCATAAACTTTAGCATGTCAGGATGACCAGACATACTCATCATCATCTCATTGAGGACCAGAAGATGTCCAGGTAGAGGACAAGGCTTCAATTTCCTCAGGTCTGCGATCTTATTCATTAAATCATTACACTTATTGGAAATTTCAGCAACTTCGGCAAATTTATCCCAGTCCATCTTTTTGCCAGTCACTTCTTCCATAAATTTTATGAAATCTTCATACTGCTTACCTAGATACTTATAACCGCGATCATCTCTTCGGAAAGGAACATCTATACGGATAGATGGAACGTTCAAAACCTTATCTATAGCGGGATGACAAACACGGGCAGAATCACAAGGTACAGTGAAGTAAACAAATCCATCGGGTTTGACACCGTAGTCACCGCGTAACGCAACTCCCAGCTCCACCTTATCCAATCCGCACACACTGTTTGGAACATACTTCTCCGCCTCGTCTATATAAACAGAAGTAGTCTCCACATTACTGGCAATTCTAGTAGGTATCATATCTAGGAAAAAGGGTACTGCATCAAATGCATAAATCAGTTCAATTGGTCCAGGACCACCATAGAAAATAATTTTCTTACCGTTCTTATGGGCATCACGAACATCATTCCAATACGCTTTCTGTACCTCAAACATCCATAAATCCTTAGGTCTATTCTTGGTTATATATTTAATGATACTGTCAACCTGATCACAGGTATTTGAAATTAAATTTATACTCATATTTTTAGTCCTCCTTCTCAATCTTCTCAATAAAATCTTCAGTAGGAATTGTCAGCTACCTTATATTTAACATAAACTTTCTTACGCTCCGCAGTTAGCATAGCAATCTTGATCTTCTTTATCCGTCTCAATCATCTCAATAAAGGCCTCGGCACGTATTGCCAATTGTCCTGCATTTGACATTAATTCCTCACGCTCTACAGTGAGCATAGGGATATTAGCTTTTTTCATTAAATCATTGAGGTATACACCTTCACCGCCCCAACACTCACAATTATGTAACTTCTGATAGATTATACCATCTACCTTGTACTCCTTGACCATATTTGTGATAAACTCGTGCAATTCCTCATGAAGATCCAGCATACGAGGACATACAGGTCGAGTAAGATATGATTTAGCAATAGAACCAAGTATATCATCATCGTCTAGCTCTACTGGTTCCCATAGATACCTGCTTCCAAAGCACACGGCATCAGCTACAACTAGACCGCCCTTATCCTCAATTACCTTGATATACTCAGGATCATCCAAAGCACTACCGATCACCATTAAACGAGCGCGTTGGTCGGTGATTGGGGCTCTATTCTTTGCATCATCTAGGAACGCCTTTAAAAGCTCATTGAATTCTTCCTTCGGCATGGAAGTAGCTGCTAGGGTAATTTTAAGGGTATCCATACCATTTATAACTGGATTTTTTGCCATACGTAATTCATATAATTCACGGATGAGACGGCGAGTTTCATTGTACAGCTCAACAGATGCCTTTAGCTTTTCATCAGTAATTTCTACCCCTAGAAACTTCTCCATACCTTCCTTTATATCATTAAGCTCACCCTTATAGTAGTCCAAAGTAATATCCTTTATCATTCTCGGTGCTGCCAACATATGGATATAATGGTCTTTTTTATTAGGATCAATATGATTCCAGTTATCATAAATACGAGTGGCCATCATACAACCGTCGGATGTGATCAAACCATCTATATCATAGGTACCGTCTATAATGTATTGAAGACACGAACTAGCAAAGCTACAGCTCAAACTAGACATCCAGGCTTCGCCATCGCTATTGTCGCTACATCCAGTAGCTCTTACACGAATAGGCAGCATGCCTGCCGCATGAATAATTTCCTCCGGCACATGGCAACAAACTGTGCCTATAATCTTTTTCCCCTGTGCTTTCCACTCTTTCATAGATTCACTAGAAACTCTTGTGTCAAATAACTTTTCACAATTCATAATTTCACTCCTCGCTTCATATTGTTTATATCTTATTAGATATATGCAACCTTATAACTTAAAATAAATTTGGTTTAGAACAATAAACGCTTCTACATTTTTCACAAAAATATATTAAGCCTTTATTTGTGTTAATGACAATATAATAACTGCCATAATCATCCCCACAGCTATAATTTGAGATTATGGTATTCCTCCATTAATTAAGCAGATCTTCCATTTCTCTTTTCTACTAACTCCTTTGCAATAAACGCCGCACCTATTGCACCTGCAAGCTGGGTATCATACTTAGGAGCTATGGCCTTTACCCCCAGAATACGTTCTATCCTGCGAGTTACGCCAATATTCTTTACAATACCTCCAGTAATGGCGAAATCGGTTTCCATCCCATTACGTTCTAAGAGTCTCACTACCCTCAAAGCCATGGCATGACAATAAGCTGCCAGAACCTTCTGCTTAGTCCAACCCTTACGCATAAGATTGGTAGCCTCGGTCTTAGCAAAGATGACACAGGTACTGGATACCGGTGCCGGCTCTTCATCAATGTCAAAGGACATCTCGCCGATATCTTCCACATGTACGGCCAGCAAATCTGCTATTACTTCCATACCACGACCAGTTCCAGCTGCACACTTATCATTCATCACAAAGGATGTCACCCTACCCTTTGCATCACAGTGAATGGCCTTACAGTCCTGGCCACCCATGTCTAACACAGTACGTACGGTGGGCCCATAGATAAAATTCGCTCCTCGAGCATGGCATGTAATCTCTGTTATATTTTTATTGGCAAATGGTACGTTCACACGTCCATATCCTGTTCCAATGGTGTAGTTCAGATCCTCAATGGTCATATCCGTCCCCTCCATTGCCCACTTAATTGCATCTATGGCGGAATTCGGACTGTTAGCTCCCGTACGCATACTAGAATATGCATACAACTCACCATCCACCAATATAACGGATTGGGTGCTGGTTGATCCAATATCTACTCCAGCAGTTATGAGTTTGCCACGCCAATTCGATATTTCAGGATTCTTCCAATTAGATTCTTTCCATCTCCAATATTCAACTTCGTTCATTGTATGTTCGACCTCCCTTTTTAATGTAGCTTTTATGTCTTTATACATCCTCTATGCCATAGAGAGCTGCGCCAATGGCACTTATATAATCGGTATCCTTGGATACGAAGATATCTTGTTTAAATACATTTTCCATACACTGAACTAAGCCCTCATTATGACCCACACCACCAATCAAAATTACATTGTCCATAATGCCAATGCGGCGAATAAGGGAAGCTATACGGTTACAAATACCAGTGTGAATTCCGTAGGCAATATTTTCCTTACTCTCCTGCTGATGTATAAGGGAAATCACCTCTGATTCCGCAAAAACTACGCATTGAGCATTTGTAACGATTTCCTTAGTATGTCTTAGAGAATATATACCCATCTCTTCGGTTTTAATTTGCAGCGCCCGAGCCATAGCCTCAATAAAAGTACCAGCACCGGAAGCACATTTGTCATTCGTCTCGTATTTTTTGACCTTACCATCCTCCGTCAATCTGATAACACGAGAGCTTTCGGCGCCCATGTCAATGATAACATGAGTATCCGGCTTCACGAAACGTCCACCCTTTGCTGCGGAATTAACCTGATTCACCGTTGTATTGGCAAATTCAACAATATCCCGCCCAGTCCCAGTAGCAACAGTACTCTTAACATCATCCCTCTGGATTCCCCCGTCGGTCAAAAGCGATGCGTATACCCTCTCTGCAGCTTTATTAGCATCAAATTCGGTGGCAATTTTTGCCTTAGCAATCACCTTGCCATCCTTTAGTAAAACTCCTTTTGTATTCTGACTTCCGCAATCAATTCCCACTGTAATCATTTTCATTT is part of the Rickettsiales bacterium genome and encodes:
- a CDS encoding ATP-binding protein → MIYSDVSCVVENTLKKFVDLSIDKMLKIDFFALITMTKYRKILIDGEINYSSIEHDVVIKLLQEKSDDLYKLEDGTTYKFLVKDRSMDIVVVPVRAQANYKVFCICCSLDKSYTERDLAIMKFLTKVTYENVLLDNDIIKERNYFKNVFDSADVSILCFDLEGIITSANKSTFDVFGLAPEDIIGKNYYMLVAEEEKKVVEDRILSVVENNKICNAKNRIFKKTVYGEKYMDLSYCPLNNNKNQVEGIMLIARDTTKLRIYERQLEELKQFAVLGELAAGVAHDIRNPLMSIRGCARILVKKLSHQSKMNAFIEPIIDEVDRIDKKIKQMLSYSFITQEDIYSLLDINEVLEKCFNVVSFHKESKYINIEKKFSEELPLIRGNNVQLQQAFLNILFNAVQAIEVEGTITIENYNLEQDNKVLVSIRDNGKGISSKGIDQIFNPFYTTKDKGTGLGLSIVKRVIEKNGGEIVVNSKLDEGTEFKVYLPY
- a CDS encoding AAA family ATPase gives rise to the protein MGKIKSIAITGKGGTGKTVVATLLIRMLAERYKDKVLAIDADSAMSLPYTLGIKVDKTVSELRKGLLGRDQLRSHLDDAPTKELMRSIISRGNGFDLLTMGRPEEPGCFCAVNELLRYGIDALLNEYDITIIDGEAGPEQLNRRVLKSIDVLLVVADMSARSLETASGIIEVAKRGEDGIEVKNAGLVLNRVRNDEPAEELVKKIGLDVFGCLPEDTLVNSFDRDGKSLLELPMDSACPIAAREILKKIIPDF
- a CDS encoding 2-hydroxyacyl-CoA dehydratase family protein, with protein sequence MSINLISNTCDQVDSIIKYITKNRPKDLWMFEVQKAYWNDVRDAHKNGKKIIFYGGPGPIELIYAFDAVPFFLDMIPTRIASNVETTSVYIDEAEKYVPNSVCGLDKVELGVALRGDYGVKPDGFVYFTVPCDSARVCHPAIDKVLNVPSIRIDVPFRRDDRGYKYLGKQYEDFIKFMEEVTGKKMDWDKFAEVAEISNKCNDLMNKIADLRKLKPCPLPGHLLVLNEMMMSMSGHPDMLKFMQKQYDIGKARADKGLGAVKEEKYRVSWLQNMVWANAALLRWLETEYGAIVVMDGFGYQDGVLFNDVHDKEDMLVTMAKKAMISPMIHGASGPAEHYVSMVDNIMESYDVNVSMFLGHVGCKHTFAAAKMVTDMIQDKFGIPTLMLELDAIDLRYKSVDEMKASVAEYMESVVGAKRISKEKVKAKA
- a CDS encoding 2-hydroxyacyl-CoA dehydratase family protein, giving the protein MNCEKLFDTRVSSESMKEWKAQGKKIIGTVCCHVPEEIIHAAGMLPIRVRATGCSDNSDGEAWMSSLSCSFASSCLQYIIDGTYDIDGLITSDGCMMATRIYDNWNHIDPNKKDHYIHMLAAPRMIKDITLDYYKGELNDIKEGMEKFLGVEITDEKLKASVELYNETRRLIRELYELRMAKNPVINGMDTLKITLAATSMPKEEFNELLKAFLDDAKNRAPITDQRARLMVIGSALDDPEYIKVIEDKGGLVVADAVCFGSRYLWEPVELDDDDILGSIAKSYLTRPVCPRMLDLHEELHEFITNMVKEYKVDGIIYQKLHNCECWGGEGVYLNDLMKKANIPMLTVEREELMSNAGQLAIRAEAFIEMIETDKEDQDCYANCGA
- the bzdQ gene encoding benzoyl-CoA reductase, bzd-type, subunit Q; this translates as MYKDIKATLKREVEHTMNEVEYWRWKESNWKNPEISNWRGKLITAGVDIGSTSTQSVILVDGELYAYSSMRTGANSPNSAIDAIKWAMEGTDMTIEDLNYTIGTGYGRVNVPFANKNITEITCHARGANFIYGPTVRTVLDMGGQDCKAIHCDAKGRVTSFVMNDKCAAGTGRGMEVIADLLAVHVEDIGEMSFDIDEEPAPVSSTCVIFAKTEATNLMRKGWTKQKVLAAYCHAMALRVVRLLERNGMETDFAITGGIVKNIGVTRRIERILGVKAIAPKYDTQLAGAIGAAFIAKELVEKRNGRSA
- a CDS encoding acyl-CoA dehydratase activase; this encodes MKMITVGIDCGSQNTKGVLLKDGKVIAKAKIATEFDANKAAERVYASLLTDGGIQRDDVKSTVATGTGRDIVEFANTTVNQVNSAAKGGRFVKPDTHVIIDMGAESSRVIRLTEDGKVKKYETNDKCASGAGTFIEAMARALQIKTEEMGIYSLRHTKEIVTNAQCVVFAESEVISLIHQQESKENIAYGIHTGICNRIASLIRRIGIMDNVILIGGVGHNEGLVQCMENVFKQDIFVSKDTDYISAIGAALYGIEDV